A stretch of DNA from Acidimicrobiia bacterium:
GGAACCGCTGGAAGAGGCGGTCGCGTAGTTCGTCGGGGATGCCGTCCCCGTCGTCTTCGACCCGGATCTCGTACCAGCCGGCGACGACCTGGCCGAAAACCCGAATGTTCGCCCCCCCGTACTTGCGGGCGTTCGACAGCAGGTTGCGGACCACCTGGCGGAGTCGGAGGCGGTCGGAGCGGACCAGGGCCGGGGCACATGCAACGCCGATCTCGACACCGGCCTTCCGGATCGGGCCGACCACTTCGGCCACCTCGTCGAGGACGTTGAGATTCTCGAACTGGTAGTGGAGCGCGCCGGCGTCGAGGCGGGCGGTGGTGAGAAGGTCGTCGACCATCCGGGCGAGGTCGTTGGCTTCGCTGATGATCATCCCGGTCATCTCGATGGCGGTGCCCGACTGGACCACGAGCGGGTCCTCTTCGAGCAGATGCGCCAAACCGAGGATCGATGTCAAAGGTGTCCTGAGCTCGTGGGAGGCGTTGGCCACGAACTCATCCCGGGCCTTGCCCAACTCCTTCTCGGTCTCGAGGCGGATCTCGAGGTCGCTCTGACGCTGCTGCCGCCGTGCGAGTTCGCGGTAGATCACGATCGCCGAGGTCGGCACGAAGAATGCAACAAGGAATCTGGCGACGTCGCCGATTCGGCCCATCAGAGCATTGGAGGCCGCCACCTGCTCGGCGCGGAAGTCGCGCTCCACCACCACCGTGCCCACGAGGGACCGAAAGTCCCGGTCCAGCGCCGTCACCGCGGTCTCCTGGGCCCCGGCGAGGTCGCCCTGCTCCAACGCCTCGAGGATGGTCAGCACCGTCACCCGGAAGGTCGCCGCCGAGGATTCGATCGAAGCATCCACCCGCCCGGTTGCCTTCACCATGCCCTCGAGCGACGACTGCAGGTCGTCGATCGCCAAACGAACGTCGTCGACGGCGAGGTCGATGGCATCGCCGGCGTCGAACTGAAAGTCCCGCTCGAGCAGGCTGAGGTGGGTGGCCATGCCCGCCTGCGATCGTGCCACCGTGGCGGCGCGCAGCGCCTCCCCGGCGTTGTGGAGCGCGGTGGCGTGTCCCGCCACGGCGCGGCTGCCGAATGAAATCGAGAACACCAGGGCGAACACCACGACGATGGCCACGCCCGCCCCCAAGGTGAGGGCAGCGAGCCTTCCCCGTGTCTGGTTCACGCCGCGCTCATCACGCCGCGCCCGAATAGCCATTCCGGCTGTATCGGACGGTTTGAGCGGAGGGTTTATGGCCCAAGTAACAGCCACCCGCCACCCGCCAGAGTCAAGAGCCAAGAATCAAGAGCAAAGACAAGACAAGCAGGCGTCCGGGCCGTCCGACGCGTTCTGTCGAATTGCGAATTGCCAATTGCGAATTGCGGCCGAGCAAAGCGAGGCCCACAGCGAGGCCCCATTCGTGGCAATCTGTGGGGCGCAGTCCAAGGAGGCCGGGTTGATCGTCGGGGTGCCGCGGGAGATCAAGACCGAGGAGTACCGCGTTGCCATGACCCCGGTGGGGGTGCGGGAACTCGCCGCCCACGGTCACCGCATCCTGGTGCAGACCGGGGCGGGTTCGGGGTCCTACATCGACGACGACGCCTACCTGGCGGTCGGCGCCGAAATCGTGCCGGACGCCGCGGCAGTGTTCGAGGGCGCCGACATGATCGTGAAGGTCAAGGAGCCCCAGCCGTCGGAGATCGCCATGCTCCGGCCGCGGCATGTTCTGTTCACCTACCTCCATCTGGCAGCATATCCCGAGGAGGCCAAAGGCCTGATCGCATCGGGGTGCACCGCCATCGCCTATGAGACGGTCCAACTTCTCTCGGGCGCGCTTCCGCTGTTGGCCCCGATGAGTGAGATCGCCGGCCGGATGGCGGTGCAGGCCGGAGCCCACCATCTCGAGCGTCCCAAAGGGGGCCGCGGGGTGCTCCTCGGCGGCGTTCCCGGCGTGCCGCCGGCGAAGGTGACGGTGCTCGGAGCCGGGATGGCCGGGAGGAACTCGGCGATGATCGCCGCGGGCATGGGCGCCGAGGTGGCGGTGCTCGACATCAACGTGGCCCCGCTGCGCCACCTCGATGAGCTCAACTGGGGCCGGGTCACCACGGTGACCTCGTCGGTGCTTGCCATCGAAGACCATGTCGCCGCCTCCGACCTGGTGATCGGGGCGGTGCTCATCCCCGGCGCCCGTGCCCCGATCGTCGTGACCGCAGACATGGTCGCCCAGATGCGTCCCGGCAGCGTGGTCGTCGACATCTCCATCGACCAGGGGGGCTGTATCGCCACTGCCCGGGAGACCACCCACTCGAACCCGGTGTACGACGTGGGCGGAGTGGTCCACTACGCGGTGGGCAACATCCCCGGTGCCGTGCCCCATACCGCCACCTACGCCCTCACCAACGCCACCCTCCCCTATGTGGTGGCCCTTGCCGGCGGCCTCCAGGCAGCGATCCAGCGGCATCCCGAATTGATCGGCGGCATCAACGTGGCCGGAGGTTCGGTGACGAATCTGGCGGTGGCTGATTACCTCGGCATCGAGCAGGCAGACGCCAGGGCGGCGGTGGGGGCCTAGGGGCTCAGCGCCCCGACCAGCGACTCTTGGAGATAACCCAGGTAGTGGAGCATCGCCACTTCGGGATCCTCGACCGAGGCGGACTCCTCCCACCCATCCTCTTCGATTCCGAGGCGCATCGCCAGCACGATCCTTCCCTCGCCAATGACCCTCATCAGCGCCTCCGCCTGCTCGATGTCCAACGACCGGGCGTTGATGGCCGCCGCAAACGCTTCACGGTCGGCGGCGCGCAAGTTCCCCAGGTGATCGCCCACCAGTTCCTGATAGCGCCGGTCGGCGGCGGGATCTTCGGGGTGTACCTGGTATTCGAACCGGCCTCCCGCTCCCCCGGCCTCCTCGATCACCGCGGGAAGACCCGAGATCGCCGCCCGCTCCGGCTCCGACAGCCGCACCTTGATCGATTCGCCGTGGCGTTCGAAGGGCACGCTCACGTCTTTTCCAGGGTGGCCCACAGCCCGTGGTGGTGGAGCCGCTGGCAGTCGAGTTCCACCTTCTCGAGCGGTCCACTGGAGACGATGGCACGGCCGTCGTGATGCACCTGCAGCATGAGCCGCGTCGCTTTCTCCACCGGATAGCCGAAGAGTTTGCGGAACACCCACACCACATAGGACATCAGGTTGACCGGATCGTTCCACACCACTACATGCCAGGGATGGTCGGGCTGATCGAGGTCGTCGACTACCGGATCGTCGACCGGCGTGGTGGTGGGGGCCGTCACGAGGTCTTCTTGCTGTCGAGTATCGAAGAAAGCCGCTGGATGTTGAGCCACTCTTCGAAGTCGATCCGCGAGATCCGCCACTCCCGACCCATCTTCACGGCCGGGAGCTCACCGGATCGCAGCACCCGGGTGACGACGAAGGTCGACACCCCCATGTATTCGCAGATGTCGGCCACCGACAGCCAGTCCTTGTCGATCTCGACTCTGATCCGCTCCACCCCACCAGGGTACCGGCGGCCGGGCGCACCGGGAAGGGTGGCGATCAGCCCGGAGCGGTGATGAGGTCGACGCGCCCGTCCAGATCGAGGGTCCTGCCCGACTCTCGAGCCTGCGCCGCCCGGTCGGTGTCGAGGCCGGCAGCGATCGCCTCCCCGACCTGATTGCGCAGACCGTCGAGGACCCACCAGAGGACATTCCCCTCCTCCTCTTCGGCACCGACGGCACCGAGGCAACGGGCAGCATGATCGAGATCTCCGCGGCGTGCATCGACGACGGCGCGGAACACGAGGTTGACCACCCTCACGGCACCGAAGGCACGCACATCTGGGTTCTCGAACGAACGACGGGCGTGCTCAACATACCGGTCGAGGGCTAGATCGTCTCCTGCCTCTGCCTCGCAGAACGCCAGGTATGCCCTGGACTGCGGCACGTAGTTTTCGAGACCCCCGCCTTCAGCTTGAGCGAGGGCCTGCTGAAGCGCCTCCCGGGCGCGCTGCGGCTCGCCCGCAGAGAGCTCGAAGAACCCCACCTGGAAGTACTGCTCGACGAGCCGTTGAGCCGACTGGAGAGCCCGCGACGCGGCAATGGCATCCTTGAACCTCTCCCGGGCGCCCTCGATGTCGCCCGAGCGCCCGGCGGACTCGGCGAGATTGCCGAGGGAGACGGCGAGGCCGGCGGGATCCCCGATGCGCCGCGACACCTCGAGCGCCTGCTCGTTCAGGTCCCCGGCGCGGTCGTACTCGCCGAGGCCCTCCATCTCGGCGCCGAGATTGATCAGCGCCGCTGAGTAGCCGTGCATCAAGAGGGATGGGTCGGCGCCCTCCTCGTCGAGGCGCCGGTAGAGCTCGATCGACTCCTCGAGCATCGGCACCGAATCGAGGTGGCGCTCGGTGCTGATGAGGAGCGTGCCAAGTCCGAGGAGCCCCTGGGCCCGTGCGTGCATCGGAGCATTCTCGCCTGCCGCCTCGACGGCTCGTTCTAACCACCCCACCCCCTCCGACCACCTGGCCTTGAACCACCAGAAGCGCCAGAAACCCCCGGCAATCTCCAGCGCCAGTGCCGGCTCTCCGCCTTCGATCGCCCAGGTCATCGCCTGACGCAGGTTGTCCAACTCGGTGTCGATTCGCTGCCACCACTCCTGCTCGCGCGGCCCCCGGATGTTTTTCCCCGCCTCGACCGACATGTCCCGGAACCAGCCGGCATGTCGGCGGCGGAACTCGTCGGCGGCGCCCGACTCGTCGAGCCGGTCTCGGGCGAACTGCCGCAGGGTCTCCAGTAGGCGATAACGGGCGTCGTCGCCCTCCGAGTCGACCGCCACCAGCGACTTGTCGACCAGCGAGGGGAGCAGCTCGAGGACGCTGAGCACATCCAACCCCTCGTCGGTGCAGATGTCTTCGACGGCCTCGAGGGTGAACCCGCCCTGGAAGACAGAAAGCCGCTCGAAGAGACGCCGCTCCGGGGGGTCCAGCAGCCGGTAGGACCAGTCGATGGCCGCCGACAGCGTCTGCTGCCGGGGCAGGGCGGTGCGGCTCCCCCCGGTGAGGAGGCGGAACCGCTGGTCGAGGTTCTCGGCAATCTGCTTGGGGCTGAAGGTACGCAGCCGCGCCGCCGCCAGCTCCAGGGCGAGCGGCATCCCGTCGAGGCGCCGGCAGATCTCGGTGACCGCGGGCGCCATGGCGTCGTTCATGTGGAAGTTGGGCTGCCCGGCCTGAGCCCGTTCCAGGAAGAGCCGCACCGCGTCGTAGCGCACCAACTCCGCGAGGTCCGGAGTGTCGCCTCTGCGAGGCATGGCCAGCGACGGCATCCCGTAGGCGACCTCTCCGCTCACCCCGAGCAGTTCCCGGCTGGTAGCCATGACCTTGACCTCCGGCGCGCCGGAAATGACGTCGTCGACGAACTCGGCCGCCGCCGAGATCAGATGCTCACAGTTGTCGACGATCAGCAGCGCCTGGCGTCCGGCGAGGTGGTCGATGATCGACTGGCGAATGGTCCGGCCGGGGGGTTGAGCCACGCCGAGGGCGTCGGCGGCCGTCGCGTCGATGAGGTCGGAATCGGTGATGGCGCCAAGCTCGACGAGCCAGGTCCCGCCGGGGAATTCGTCGACCAGTTCCACCGCCGCCTGGATGGACAGCCGGGTCTTGCCTGCACCGCCGACCCCGGTGACAGTGAGCACCCGGGCGCCACGGATCAGCTTCTTGACCTCTTCCATCTCCTGGTCACGGCCAACGAATGACGTGGCCAGGGTGGGCAGGTTGTTGGGCACCATATCGGGAGTGCGCAGCGGCGGGAAGTCGCCGGCCACTCCCTCGATGTCCATCTGGAAGATTTGCTCCGATCGGGCCAGGTCGCGCAGCCGGTGCTCACCCAGATCGCGAAAGGCCACTCCATCGCCCACAGAACCACCCGCCATCCGCTCGGTGACCAGGCTCACCAGCACCTGGCCACCGTGAGCGACGGAGAGCAGCCGGGAGGTGCGGTTGAGCGCAGGGCCGAAGTAGTCGTCGTCGCGCTCCTCCGCCTCACCGGTGTGGACCGCGATCCGAACCTTGAGCGCCCCCACATCGGGATGGACCATCTCAGAGAAGCGACGGGCCACGTCGGCCGCCGCAGCGAGCGAGTCGGCCGCCGACCCGAACACCGAGAGCGCCCCATCGCCGGTGTGCTTGAACACCTTCCCGCCGTGGGCGTCGACGACCTTACGGATCAACTCGTCATGGTCGCTCAGCGCCTTCTTCATCGCCTGTGGGTGCAGATCCCACAGGCGCGTCGAGCCCTCGATGTCGGTGAACAGAAAGGTGAGGGCAGGCATTGGAGGTGAACGGTACCGGGAGTCGTATGCAACCGTTGGCCGAAGATGGCAGCAGACGGCGGCGTCTTCCCCCGGCCTCCGGGGGAAGTACGGGAACCCTTCGGGTTCCTGGGGATGGGGGACACGCCCACAGCGGGCGGTCAGATCGGGTCCAGTCCCCCGCACCGGTCTCAGCCATCCCCTCCGTCGCGCTTCGCTCGCCACCTCCCCCGGAAACCGGAGGAGGACCCACCCCCTCCGTCACCGCCGCAACGGCGGCGCCACCTCCCCCGGAAAGCCGGGGGAGGACGTGAAAACCACCACTCAACCCGCCGGTGACTAGTGCCGATGGACTAGTCATGAGCAGACAGTTCTCCTTGCCGCCGGACGACCACAGCCTGGTTCGCCTGGCGATCGTGCGCCGCTTTCCCAACGCTGCCCCGCTGCTGATCGGGGCGGTGTTGGTCGCCCTGATCGCCGTCACCGACTGGGCGACCGGACCTGAACTTTCGTTCTCGGTGCTGTACCTGGGGGCGGTGGTCGCCGTCACCTGGCTGGGCACCCGCCGCCACGGGATGCTGGTCGCCGTCCTGGCCGCCGCCGAGAGCCTGCTCGCCGCCGTCGTCGCCGATGGCACCATCGCCGTCGCCACGCTGTGGAACTCGTCGACCCAACTGCTGGTGCTGCTGCTCGCCGCCACCGCCATCGGCTCGCTGCGCCATGCGGTAATCGAACAGCGACGGATGGCGATGGTCGACCCGCTGACCGGGTCGATGAACCGCCGCGCTTTCGAGCTGGTCGCCGAGCGGGAACGCCTCCGCGCCGGACGGGACGGCTCGCCCCTGACGCTCGCCTACTTCGACCTCGACCACTTCAAGCAGGTAAACGATCGACTTGGCCATGCCGCCGGCGACCGGATCCTCGAAGAGTTCACCGCGGCCGCCGCGGAGACGATCCGAGGCACCGACCTCCTCGCCCGCATCGGCGGCGACGAGTTCGTATTGCTCCTCCCCGACACCGACGCTCGCGAGGCGATGGTGGTCGTCGACCGGGTGCGCAAGATCCTGAAAGACGAGGAGACCCTCGGCCACCCGATGACCAGTTCGGTCGGCATCGCCTCGTACCGCTTCCCGCCGAGCTCGGTGGATGCCATGCTCGCCGGCGCCGACGAACTGCTGTATCAGGCCAAGGACCGCGGCGGCGACACTGTCGTCGGCATGGTCATCGTCGGCCCCTGGACCCGCTGGTCCGACTCGCTTCACGTCGCAGAACCAGCCGACAAGTTCCAGGTCATCTAAGTCGCCAGTCTCCAGTCTCCAGTCTCCAGTCTCCAGCAAGAGCGTCCTCCTCCGGCCTCCGGGGGAGGTGGCTGCCGGGCGGAAGCCCGGCAGACGGAGGGGGCAGCGTCCT
This window harbors:
- a CDS encoding HAMP domain-containing sensor histidine kinase: MNQTRGRLAALTLGAGVAIVVVFALVFSISFGSRAVAGHATALHNAGEALRAATVARSQAGMATHLSLLERDFQFDAGDAIDLAVDDVRLAIDDLQSSLEGMVKATGRVDASIESSAATFRVTVLTILEALEQGDLAGAQETAVTALDRDFRSLVGTVVVERDFRAEQVAASNALMGRIGDVARFLVAFFVPTSAIVIYRELARRQQRQSDLEIRLETEKELGKARDEFVANASHELRTPLTSILGLAHLLEEDPLVVQSGTAIEMTGMIISEANDLARMVDDLLTTARLDAGALHYQFENLNVLDEVAEVVGPIRKAGVEIGVACAPALVRSDRLRLRQVVRNLLSNARKYGGANIRVFGQVVAGWYEIRVEDDGDGIPDELRDRLFQRFLHQGEMPLVLGSVGLGLSIVRALAEGMGGAVWYERREGWTSFVIRIPLAKAETPTMYRESADSGVQTRG
- a CDS encoding GGDEF domain-containing protein; the protein is MSRQFSLPPDDHSLVRLAIVRRFPNAAPLLIGAVLVALIAVTDWATGPELSFSVLYLGAVVAVTWLGTRRHGMLVAVLAAAESLLAAVVADGTIAVATLWNSSTQLLVLLLAATAIGSLRHAVIEQRRMAMVDPLTGSMNRRAFELVAERERLRAGRDGSPLTLAYFDLDHFKQVNDRLGHAAGDRILEEFTAAAAETIRGTDLLARIGGDEFVLLLPDTDAREAMVVVDRVRKILKDEETLGHPMTSSVGIASYRFPPSSVDAMLAGADELLYQAKDRGGDTVVGMVIVGPWTRWSDSLHVAEPADKFQVI
- a CDS encoding tetratricopeptide repeat protein; this encodes MPALTFLFTDIEGSTRLWDLHPQAMKKALSDHDELIRKVVDAHGGKVFKHTGDGALSVFGSAADSLAAAADVARRFSEMVHPDVGALKVRIAVHTGEAEERDDDYFGPALNRTSRLLSVAHGGQVLVSLVTERMAGGSVGDGVAFRDLGEHRLRDLARSEQIFQMDIEGVAGDFPPLRTPDMVPNNLPTLATSFVGRDQEMEEVKKLIRGARVLTVTGVGGAGKTRLSIQAAVELVDEFPGGTWLVELGAITDSDLIDATAADALGVAQPPGRTIRQSIIDHLAGRQALLIVDNCEHLISAAAEFVDDVISGAPEVKVMATSRELLGVSGEVAYGMPSLAMPRRGDTPDLAELVRYDAVRLFLERAQAGQPNFHMNDAMAPAVTEICRRLDGMPLALELAAARLRTFSPKQIAENLDQRFRLLTGGSRTALPRQQTLSAAIDWSYRLLDPPERRLFERLSVFQGGFTLEAVEDICTDEGLDVLSVLELLPSLVDKSLVAVDSEGDDARYRLLETLRQFARDRLDESGAADEFRRRHAGWFRDMSVEAGKNIRGPREQEWWQRIDTELDNLRQAMTWAIEGGEPALALEIAGGFWRFWWFKARWSEGVGWLERAVEAAGENAPMHARAQGLLGLGTLLISTERHLDSVPMLEESIELYRRLDEEGADPSLLMHGYSAALINLGAEMEGLGEYDRAGDLNEQALEVSRRIGDPAGLAVSLGNLAESAGRSGDIEGARERFKDAIAASRALQSAQRLVEQYFQVGFFELSAGEPQRAREALQQALAQAEGGGLENYVPQSRAYLAFCEAEAGDDLALDRYVEHARRSFENPDVRAFGAVRVVNLVFRAVVDARRGDLDHAARCLGAVGAEEEEGNVLWWVLDGLRNQVGEAIAAGLDTDRAAQARESGRTLDLDGRVDLITAPG
- a CDS encoding helix-turn-helix domain-containing protein; amino-acid sequence: MERIRVEIDKDWLSVADICEYMGVSTFVVTRVLRSGELPAVKMGREWRISRIDFEEWLNIQRLSSILDSKKTS
- a CDS encoding DUF2017 family protein, giving the protein MSVPFERHGESIKVRLSEPERAAISGLPAVIEEAGGAGGRFEYQVHPEDPAADRRYQELVGDHLGNLRAADREAFAAAINARSLDIEQAEALMRVIGEGRIVLAMRLGIEEDGWEESASVEDPEVAMLHYLGYLQESLVGALSP
- the ald gene encoding alanine dehydrogenase, which encodes MIVGVPREIKTEEYRVAMTPVGVRELAAHGHRILVQTGAGSGSYIDDDAYLAVGAEIVPDAAAVFEGADMIVKVKEPQPSEIAMLRPRHVLFTYLHLAAYPEEAKGLIASGCTAIAYETVQLLSGALPLLAPMSEIAGRMAVQAGAHHLERPKGGRGVLLGGVPGVPPAKVTVLGAGMAGRNSAMIAAGMGAEVAVLDINVAPLRHLDELNWGRVTTVTSSVLAIEDHVAASDLVIGAVLIPGARAPIVVTADMVAQMRPGSVVVDISIDQGGCIATARETTHSNPVYDVGGVVHYAVGNIPGAVPHTATYALTNATLPYVVALAGGLQAAIQRHPELIGGINVAGGSVTNLAVADYLGIEQADARAAVGA
- the clpS gene encoding ATP-dependent Clp protease adapter ClpS — its product is MTAPTTTPVDDPVVDDLDQPDHPWHVVVWNDPVNLMSYVVWVFRKLFGYPVEKATRLMLQVHHDGRAIVSSGPLEKVELDCQRLHHHGLWATLEKT